From Brachionichthys hirsutus isolate HB-005 chromosome 16, CSIRO-AGI_Bhir_v1, whole genome shotgun sequence, a single genomic window includes:
- the tlk2 gene encoding serine/threonine-protein kinase tousled-like 2: MMEELHSLDPRRQELLEARFTGVGVAKGSGPNQNESSNQSLCSVGSLSDKELETPEKKVNDQRVRKRKADHFEGKAGARGHKISDYFEFAGGGGPGTGPARGIPPLARSSPQHSLSNPPVTVQQGSPSSVGSANAEHSACSLKPASLHVLHKATQSDLTIEKLVAMENNKNSDLEKKEGRIDDLLRANCDLRRQIDEQQRMLERYKERLNKCVTMSKKLLIEKSKQEKMACRDKSMQDRLRLGHFTTVRHGASFTEQWTDGYAFQNLIKQQERINSQREDIERQRKLLAKRKPPSMAQTPPPSLEQNKRKSKTNGAESEALSQAEYHEQEEIFKLRLGHLKKEEAEIQAELERLERVRNLHIRELKRIHNEDNSQFKDHPTLNDRYLLLHLLGRGGFSEVYKAFDLTEQRYVAVKIHQLNKNWRDEKKENYHKHACREYRIHKELDHPRIVKLYDYFSLDTDSFCTVLEYCEGNDLDFYLKQHKLMSEKEGRSIIMQIVNALKYLNEIRPPIIHYDLKPGNILLVNGTACGEIKITDFGLSKIMDDDSYNSVDGMELTSQGAGTYWYLPPECFVVGKEPPKISNKVDVWSAGVIFYQCLYGRKPFGHNQSQQDILQENTILKATDVQFPPKPVVTPEAKAFIRRCLVYRKEDRIDVHQLSSDPFLMPHIRKSVASSGTSGTAVASTSSSSNSSASN; encoded by the exons ATGATGGAAGAACTGCATAGCCTGGACCCACGACGGCAGGAGCTGTTGGAGGCTCGCTTTACCGGGGTTGGCGTGGCTAAG GGCTCGGGGCCGAACCAGAACGAGtcgtccaatcagagccttTGCAGCGTGGGCTCGCTGAGCGACAAGGAGCTCGAG ACTCCCGAGAAGAAAGTGAACGACCAGCGAGTCAGAAAACGGAAAGCGGATCATTTTGAAG GCAAAGCGGGTGCGAGGGGGCATAAAATTAGCGACTATTTTGAG TTTGCGGGCGGTGGCGGTCCTGGCACCGGCCCCGCCAGGGGAATCCCACCATTGGCCCGCTCTTCCCCTCAGCACTCCCTCTCCAACCCCCCCGTCACG GTGCAGCAGGGAAGCCCCTCCTCCGTGGGCTCGGCCAACGCGGAGCACTCGGCGTGTTCGCTGAAGCCCGCGTCTCTGCACGTGCTCCACAAAGCCACGCAG TCTGACCTCACCATCGAGAAGCTAGTAGCGATGGAGAACAACAAGAACTCGGACCTGGAGAAGAAGGAGGGCCGAATAGACGATTTGCTGCGG GCGAACTGTGACCTCAGGAGGCAGATTGATGAGCAGCAGCGGATGCTGGAACGATACAAGGAGCGCTTGAATAAGTGCGTGACCATGTCCAAGAAGCTGCTCATAGAGAAA TCCAAACAGGAGAAGATGGCCTGCAGGGACAAAAGCATGCAGGACCGGCTACGGCTGGGACATTTCACCACCGTGAGACACGGAGCGTCTTTCACGGAGCAGTGGACGGATGGATACGCCTTCCAGAACCTCATCAA GCAACAAGAGAGGATCAACTCCCAGCGGGAGGACATCGAGAggcagaggaagctgctggCCAAACGCAAGCCGCCGTCCATGGCTCAGACTCCGCCCCCAAGCCTGGAGCAAAACAAGCGCAAAAGCAAGACCAACGGAGCGGAGAGCGAAGC GTTGTCGCAGGCGGAGTACCACGAGCAAGAGGAAATCTTCAAGCTGAGACTCGGCCATCTTAAGAAG gaggaggcggagatcCAGGCGGAGCTGGAGAGGTTGGAGCGGGTCCGGAATCTGCACATCCGCGAGCTGAAAAGGATCCACAACGAGGATAATTCTCa ATTCAAAGATCACCCGACGCTTAATGACCGCTACCTGCTGCTCCATCTCCTCGGAAGGGGAGGTTTCAGTGAAGTTTACAAG GCGTTCGACCTGACGGAACAAAGGTACGTCGCCGTCAAAATCCACCAGCTGAACAAGAACTGGAGGGATGAGAAGAAGGAAAACTACCACAA ACATGCATGCAGAGAATACAGAATCCACAAAGAGCTGGACCACCCACGAATAGTTAAACTCTACGACTACTTCTCGCTTGATACCGACTC GTTCTGCACCGTCCTCGAGTACTGCGAGGGCAACGACCTGGACTTCTACCTGAAGCAGCACAAGCTCATGTCGGAGAAGGAGGGGCGTTCCATCATCATGCAGATTGTCAACGCCCTCAAGTACCTGAACGAGATCCGACCGCCCATCATCCACTACGACCTGAAGCCCG gtaacaTCCTGCTGGTGAACGGCACCGCCTGCGGGGAGATCAAGATCACAGATTTCGGCCTGTCGAAGATCATGGACGACGACAGCTACAACTCCGTGGACGGGATGGAGCTGACGTCGCAGGGAGCCGGGACGTACTG GTACCTGCCTCCGGAGTGTTTCGTGGTTGGGAAGGAACCGCCCAAAATCTCCAACAAGGTGGACGTTTGGTCTGCGGGAGTCATTTTCTACCAGTGTCTGTACGGCCGCAAG CCCTTTGGACACAACCAGTCCCAGCAGGACATCCTGCAGGAGAACACGATCCTGAAGGCAACGGATGTGCAGTTCCCCCCGAAACCGGTAGTCACGCCCGAAGCTAAG gcctTTATAAGGCGCTGTCTAGTCTACCGCAAGGAGGACCGCATCGATGTGCACCAGCTGTCCAGCGACCCCTTCCTCATGCCCCACATCCGCAAGTCCGTCGCCTCCTCGGGAACCTCGGGCACGGCCGTGGCCTCCACGTCCAGCTCCTCCAACAGCAGCGCTTCAAACTGA
- the mettl2a gene encoding tRNA N(3)-methylcytidine methyltransferase METTL2: protein MAAPHVGAGVTGGGGENERIPLDSATGHGKRPQFGTRFLTDPRQVFQHNAWDNVEWTEEQEASAQKKVLENSQPLPAEKQEEYDSRANEYWNDFYAVHDNRFFKDRHWLFTEFPELAPQRRPAHETAHPRASGADGRRWTNPEGQPESREVAAVPHSNGEIPGSSATHRILEVGCGVGNTVFPILKTNNDPGLFVYCCDFSSTAVDLVKTNPEYDPGRCFAFVHDLSDAEADYPVPDGSLDVIALIFVLSALHPNKMQASVSRLARLLKPGGVMLLRDYGRYDMAQLRFKKGRCLSENFYVRGDGTRVFFFTQDDLHGMFSEAGLEKVQNVVDRRLQVNRGKQLTMYRVWIQCKYRKVLVQTQERTGPV from the exons ATGGCGGCGCCCCATGTCGGGGCCGGAGTGACGGGAGGCGGCGGTGAAAATGAACGGATTCCGCTAGATTCCGCCACCGGGCACGGGAAGAGACCTCAGTTCGGGACCCGGTTCCTCACGGACCCACGGCAGGTCTTCCAGCACAACGCGTG GGACAACGTGGAGTGGACCGAGGAACAAGAAGCATCTGCTCAGAAGAAAGTCTTGGAGAACAGTCAGCCGTTGCCGGCAGAGAAACAAG agGAATACGACAGTCGCGCAAACGAATACTGGAACGATTTCTACGCCGTCCACGACAATCGCTTCTTCAAAGACCGTCACTGGCTCTTCACGGAATTCCCGGAGTTGGCGCCGCAGCGTCGTCCCGCCCACGAGACGGCCCATCCCCGGGCCTCCGGCGCCGACGGCCGTCGGTGGACTAATCCGGAGGGTCAGCCGGAAAGCAGGGAAGTTGCAGCTGTGCCTCACAGCAATGGTGAAATCCCTGGATCCTCTGCTACACATCGCATTCTGGAG GTCGGCTGCGGCGTTGGCAACACGGTTTTCCCTATACTGAAAACCAACAA CGACCCGGGACTCTTTGTGTACTGCTGCGATTTCTCCAGCACCGCTGTGGACTTAGTCAAG ACTAATCCGGAATACGACCCAGGACGCTGCTTCGCCTTTGTCCATGACTTGAGTGATGCGGAAGCCGATTACCCGGTCCCCGACGGAAGCCTTGACGTCATAGCGCTGATCTTCGTGCTATCAGCTTTGCATCCCAACAA GATGCAGGCGTCCGTCAGCAGGCTAGCGCGGCTGCTGAAGCCGGGAGGCGTGATGCTGCTCAGGGACTACGGACGCTACGATATGGCACAGCTGCGCTTCAAGAAAG GGCGGTGTCTGTCGGAAAACTTCTACGTCCGAGGTGATGGAACGAGAGTGTTTTTCTTCACTCAGG atgACCTCCACGGGATGTTTAGCGAGGCAGGACTTGAGAAAGTGCAGAACGTGGTAGACAGGCGGCTACAGGTGAACAGAGGCAAACAGCTCACCATGTACAGAGTGTGGATCCAGTGCAAGTACCGAAAGGTTCTGGTCCAGACGCAGGAGAGGACAGGACCCGTCTGA